The proteins below come from a single Halostagnicola larsenii XH-48 genomic window:
- a CDS encoding SDR family oxidoreductase, whose product MRVLVAGAHGQVGQHVTSIVADSEHDARGMVRSEAQVDDIEALGAEPVVADLTESVGHAVEGCDAIVFAAGSGGEAVRDVDRDGAIRLIEAAESQGVERFVMLSSLGAETPSAAPEALRDYLNAKAEADERLRESDLTYTIVRPGELTTEDGTGRVRTAADLEQKDGDIPREDVAHVLVTAIPMESTYGCTFEVLSGDEPIETALEDPL is encoded by the coding sequence ATGCGAGTCCTCGTTGCGGGCGCTCACGGACAGGTCGGACAGCACGTCACGAGCATCGTAGCCGACAGCGAACACGACGCGCGCGGCATGGTCAGAAGCGAGGCGCAGGTCGATGATATCGAAGCGCTCGGGGCCGAACCCGTGGTCGCGGACCTGACCGAGTCTGTCGGTCACGCCGTCGAGGGCTGTGACGCCATCGTGTTCGCCGCCGGGTCGGGCGGTGAGGCCGTCCGGGACGTCGATCGAGACGGGGCGATACGCCTCATCGAAGCCGCCGAGAGCCAGGGTGTCGAGCGGTTCGTCATGCTCAGTTCCCTCGGCGCGGAGACGCCGTCTGCGGCCCCCGAGGCGCTCCGGGACTACCTGAACGCGAAAGCCGAAGCCGACGAGCGACTCCGGGAGAGCGACCTCACGTACACCATCGTTCGTCCCGGCGAACTCACCACCGAGGACGGCACCGGTCGGGTTCGAACCGCCGCCGATCTCGAGCAAAAAGACGGCGATATTCCGCGCGAAGACGTCGCACACGTGCTCGTGACCGCCATCCCCATGGAGAGCACCTACGGCTGTACCTTCGAGGTGCTCTCCGGGGACGAGCCGATAGAAACGGCGCTCGAAGATCCGCTCTGA
- a CDS encoding riboflavin synthase: MFTGIVEETGEILAREQTDDGLRYRIGAEEVAADLEHGQSISVSGACLTVERFAERSWFEVFLASETVERTYLGEVGEGDLVNLERAMAADGRFDGHVVQGHVDAVATVESIESVGEDWYFEFALPEGYDRYVVEKGSITLDGISLTVAELTDDGRVTVAIIPTTYDETALSEKSPGDPVHLEVDVLAKYVERLVESHLE, from the coding sequence ATGTTCACGGGAATCGTCGAGGAGACCGGGGAGATACTCGCGCGCGAGCAGACCGACGACGGCCTTCGATACCGAATCGGTGCCGAGGAGGTTGCCGCGGACCTCGAGCACGGCCAGAGTATCAGCGTCAGCGGAGCCTGTCTCACGGTCGAGCGCTTCGCGGAGCGGTCGTGGTTCGAAGTCTTTCTCGCCAGCGAGACGGTCGAGCGGACCTACCTCGGCGAGGTCGGCGAGGGCGACCTCGTCAATCTCGAGCGAGCAATGGCCGCCGACGGCCGCTTCGACGGCCACGTGGTGCAGGGTCACGTCGACGCCGTTGCAACGGTCGAGTCGATCGAATCCGTCGGCGAGGACTGGTACTTCGAGTTCGCGCTCCCCGAGGGGTACGACCGCTACGTCGTCGAGAAGGGATCGATCACCCTCGACGGAATCAGCCTGACCGTCGCCGAACTGACTGACGACGGCCGCGTGACGGTTGCGATCATCCCGACCACCTACGACGAGACCGCCCTCTCCGAGAAATCGCCCGGCGATCCGGTCCACCTCGAGGTCGACGTACTCGCGAAGTACGTCGAACGGCTGGTGGAATCCCACCTCGAGTAA
- a CDS encoding DUF7533 family protein gives MAGIIDTIKFAGILVFAIPAALAGLEFAFVRDEPLIGGTLLVLAVGLVLIDRLLTMPSDIPTMVAKRVAGSVASEPDSDTDEPADRE, from the coding sequence ATGGCCGGCATCATCGACACGATCAAATTCGCGGGCATTCTCGTCTTCGCGATCCCCGCCGCCCTTGCTGGGCTCGAGTTCGCGTTCGTCCGCGACGAACCGCTCATCGGCGGGACGTTGCTCGTCCTCGCTGTCGGCCTCGTCCTCATCGATCGACTGCTCACGATGCCATCCGACATTCCCACGATGGTCGCCAAACGCGTCGCCGGGTCGGTCGCGAGCGAGCCCGACTCCGATACGGACGAGCCTGCAGACAGGGAGTAG
- a CDS encoding LLM class oxidoreductase, which translates to MAAYENAGYQRLFGGDGLTFGTGFPLTGANRSRPDADEELRLAERAESLGFDALWCRDVPTYWPKFGNAGQTFDPWTWLSQIAAVTDEVALGTASIVLPLRHPLHVAKAAASVDQLSSGRLVLGVATGDRDPEFPAFDVDPENRGARFRDAIDVLRTVWREDEPELETRWGRLEGDLQLVPEPTTETLPLLPTGHARQDLEWIADHGDGWLFYHLPESTLESFLGDWRDLAGEKPFCMAMGVEFAEDPNADPTPIHQGMRAGSEWFREYFQDLQRLGVDHVIANLGGEDRERALETFEAEILAELS; encoded by the coding sequence ATGGCTGCCTACGAGAACGCGGGCTATCAGCGACTGTTCGGGGGCGACGGACTCACGTTCGGGACTGGATTTCCGCTCACGGGAGCGAACCGCTCGAGGCCGGACGCCGACGAAGAACTGCGCCTCGCCGAACGCGCTGAGTCGCTCGGCTTCGACGCGCTCTGGTGTCGGGACGTGCCGACCTACTGGCCGAAATTCGGGAATGCCGGCCAGACGTTCGACCCGTGGACGTGGCTGTCTCAGATCGCCGCCGTCACCGACGAGGTCGCGCTCGGGACGGCGAGTATCGTCCTCCCACTTCGCCATCCGCTTCACGTCGCCAAGGCCGCGGCGAGCGTCGACCAACTCTCTTCCGGTCGACTCGTCCTCGGGGTCGCAACTGGCGACAGAGATCCCGAGTTCCCCGCCTTCGACGTGGATCCCGAAAACCGGGGCGCACGCTTTCGGGACGCAATCGATGTCCTCCGTACGGTCTGGCGGGAGGACGAACCCGAACTCGAGACGCGCTGGGGACGGCTCGAGGGGGACCTGCAACTCGTTCCGGAGCCGACGACGGAGACGCTGCCCCTGCTCCCGACGGGCCACGCCAGGCAGGATCTCGAGTGGATCGCCGATCACGGCGACGGCTGGCTGTTCTACCACCTTCCGGAGTCGACACTCGAGAGCTTCCTCGGAGACTGGCGCGACCTCGCAGGCGAGAAGCCGTTCTGTATGGCGATGGGCGTCGAGTTCGCCGAGGATCCGAACGCCGATCCGACGCCGATTCACCAGGGGATGCGGGCCGGCTCGGAGTGGTTCCGCGAGTATTTTCAGGATCTACAGCGACTGGGCGTCGACCACGTCATCGCCAATTTGGGCGGCGAGGATCGAGAGCGCGCGCTCGAGACGTTCGAAGCCGAGATACTCGCCGAATTGTCGTAA
- a CDS encoding aconitate hydratase, with the protein MGQTLTEKILEDHLVEGELETGEEIGIEIDQVLTQDTTGTMVWLQFEAMGLDEVQTEIAAQYCDHQTYQFDFKNTDDHRFLRSAAGTFGAHFSRPGNGICHNVHRENFAAPGKTLLGSDSHTPTPGGLGELAIGAGGIDITVAMGGAPYYVEMPEVVNVRLEGELPEWATAKDVILEMLRRLTVKGGVGKILEYTGPGVETLTAPERMTITNMGTELGATTSIFPTDHQTEDYLERLGRGDEYVELQPDDDAEYDDEIVVDLSDLEPLVAQPSMPDKVVPVSEVAGQDVEQVIVGSCTNGGYEDILPVAKMLEGREIAMETETIVAPGSKQASEMLARDGWVAEMMAAGVNFSEATCGACIGIGHVPASDSVSMRTFNRNFEGRSGIEDDNVFLCSPEVAAAAAIAGEIVDPRDLEDELEGLEAPGVELPDEYDGSKTDLIAPDEAVDDELIKGPNIGDVPIRDQLSSDISGEALLKMEDNITTDHIIPATQDILMYRSNVPKLSEFTLSRVDDTFAERALEADGGFLVAGENYGQGSSREHAALCPMYLGIEGVLAQSFARIHRANLFNFGIVPLTIDEDTYENIDQGDEIEIVDDVYEAVASGQEEFTVRVNDDYEVTATLDASQRERDILAAGGKLSWTKEQAQGSGAAPADD; encoded by the coding sequence ATGGGACAGACTCTTACCGAAAAGATTCTCGAGGATCACCTCGTCGAGGGCGAACTCGAAACTGGCGAGGAGATCGGCATCGAGATCGATCAGGTTCTGACACAGGATACGACTGGGACGATGGTTTGGCTGCAGTTCGAAGCGATGGGACTGGACGAAGTCCAGACCGAAATCGCTGCGCAGTACTGCGACCACCAGACCTACCAGTTCGACTTTAAGAATACCGACGATCACCGCTTCCTGCGCTCTGCGGCCGGCACGTTCGGCGCGCATTTCTCCCGACCCGGAAACGGTATCTGTCACAACGTCCACCGCGAGAACTTCGCAGCGCCCGGCAAGACGCTGCTCGGCTCGGACAGCCACACCCCGACCCCCGGCGGACTCGGGGAACTCGCGATCGGTGCCGGCGGTATCGACATCACCGTCGCGATGGGCGGCGCGCCCTACTACGTCGAGATGCCCGAAGTCGTCAACGTTCGCCTCGAGGGCGAGCTTCCCGAGTGGGCGACCGCGAAGGACGTCATCCTCGAGATGCTCCGACGGCTCACCGTGAAAGGCGGCGTCGGCAAGATTCTCGAGTACACCGGCCCCGGCGTCGAAACGCTCACCGCACCCGAGCGGATGACGATCACCAACATGGGGACGGAACTCGGCGCGACGACGTCGATCTTCCCGACCGACCACCAGACCGAGGACTACCTCGAACGGCTCGGCCGCGGAGACGAATACGTCGAGTTGCAGCCCGACGACGACGCGGAGTACGACGACGAGATCGTCGTCGACCTCTCGGACCTCGAGCCGCTGGTCGCCCAGCCTTCGATGCCCGACAAGGTCGTTCCCGTCAGCGAAGTCGCCGGTCAGGACGTCGAGCAGGTCATCGTCGGCTCCTGTACCAACGGCGGCTACGAGGACATCCTCCCCGTCGCCAAGATGCTCGAAGGCCGCGAGATCGCGATGGAAACCGAGACGATCGTCGCACCCGGTTCCAAGCAGGCCTCCGAAATGCTCGCACGAGACGGCTGGGTCGCCGAGATGATGGCGGCCGGCGTCAACTTCTCCGAGGCGACCTGCGGTGCCTGTATCGGGATCGGCCACGTGCCGGCCTCCGATTCGGTCTCCATGCGAACCTTCAACCGCAACTTCGAGGGCCGCTCCGGCATCGAAGACGACAACGTCTTCCTCTGCTCACCGGAGGTCGCCGCCGCCGCCGCGATCGCGGGCGAAATCGTCGACCCGCGGGATCTCGAGGACGAACTCGAGGGCCTCGAGGCACCGGGCGTCGAGCTTCCCGACGAGTACGACGGCTCGAAGACCGACCTCATCGCACCCGACGAGGCGGTCGACGACGAACTCATCAAAGGACCGAACATCGGCGACGTCCCGATCCGAGACCAGCTCAGCTCGGACATCTCTGGTGAGGCGCTCTTGAAGATGGAAGACAACATCACGACCGACCACATCATCCCTGCAACGCAGGACATCCTAATGTACCGGTCGAACGTCCCGAAACTCTCGGAGTTCACCCTCTCGCGCGTCGACGACACGTTCGCCGAGCGCGCGCTCGAGGCCGACGGCGGCTTCCTCGTCGCCGGCGAGAACTACGGACAGGGCTCCTCGCGCGAACACGCGGCGCTGTGTCCGATGTACCTCGGCATCGAGGGCGTCCTCGCACAGAGCTTCGCTCGGATCCACCGCGCGAACCTCTTTAACTTCGGTATCGTCCCGCTGACGATCGACGAGGACACCTACGAGAACATCGATCAGGGCGACGAGATCGAAATCGTCGACGACGTCTACGAGGCCGTCGCGAGCGGACAGGAGGAGTTCACCGTCCGCGTCAACGACGACTACGAGGTTACGGCGACGCTCGACGCCTCCCAGCGCGAACGCGACATTCTCGCCGCTGGCGGCAAACTCTCCTGGACGAAAGAACAGGCCCAGGGTAGCGGCGCAGCACCCGCCGACGACTGA
- a CDS encoding DMT family transporter: MTRTRIAVSFALASVFFGGTFVAAKAGQAYIPPLLFVALRFDIAAVLLLAYAAVTTPRADLVPRTRGDVAGILAAGVFAIGLANGLLFVGQGYVSSAIGAIVFSLVPIFSPLLAGILLTDERLTPAGAVGTAVGLVGVAMVIGIDPGNLLGALDYGTAIVFFGAVSAALGGVLIRRAETTTSSTVRTAWALPVSALMLHALSFGAGESVAAIEWTAGAIIALVYVSVFAGAIAYIAYFDLIDEVGAIRSSLTFYATPAVATIGGWLVLGEQLSGLAVAGFAVILAGFTIIGYRTVVPALEGAVLRAIHRVPPIHLHGDDRRDSKFETDSD; encoded by the coding sequence ATGACTCGGACGCGAATTGCCGTTTCGTTCGCCCTCGCGAGCGTCTTCTTCGGCGGAACCTTCGTCGCCGCGAAAGCCGGGCAGGCGTACATTCCGCCGCTGTTGTTCGTCGCGTTGCGCTTCGATATCGCGGCCGTCCTCCTGCTTGCCTACGCCGCAGTGACGACCCCCCGAGCGGACCTCGTTCCGCGAACGCGGGGCGACGTCGCCGGTATCCTCGCCGCCGGCGTTTTCGCTATCGGGCTGGCAAACGGGTTGCTTTTCGTCGGGCAGGGATACGTCTCGAGCGCGATCGGGGCGATCGTCTTCAGCCTCGTTCCGATCTTTTCGCCGCTGCTCGCCGGTATCTTGCTCACCGACGAGCGACTGACGCCGGCCGGAGCGGTCGGCACCGCGGTCGGACTCGTCGGCGTCGCGATGGTGATCGGAATCGATCCCGGAAACCTCCTCGGCGCGCTCGACTACGGCACCGCCATCGTCTTTTTCGGTGCCGTAAGCGCCGCACTCGGCGGCGTCCTGATTCGACGCGCCGAGACGACGACCTCGAGTACGGTTCGAACCGCCTGGGCGCTCCCGGTCAGCGCGCTCATGCTCCACGCGCTGAGTTTCGGTGCGGGCGAGTCGGTCGCCGCCATCGAGTGGACCGCCGGAGCGATAATCGCGCTGGTTTACGTCAGCGTCTTCGCGGGTGCGATCGCCTACATCGCGTACTTCGACCTCATCGACGAAGTCGGGGCGATCCGCTCGAGTCTGACCTTCTACGCGACCCCCGCCGTCGCCACGATCGGCGGGTGGCTCGTTCTGGGCGAACAGCTTTCGGGACTCGCAGTTGCCGGGTTCGCCGTTATCCTCGCTGGCTTCACGATCATCGGCTACCGCACGGTCGTGCCCGCGCTCGAGGGAGCCGTTCTCCGGGCGATCCACCGCGTTCCGCCGATTCACCTGCACGGCGACGACCGCCGGGACTCGAAATTCGAGACCGATAGCGACTAG
- a CDS encoding helix-turn-helix transcriptional regulator → MDRALEEIEFLALSPNRIAVLNALRDAPATRRELGAATGASQPTLGRILRDFDDRNWIVRTAEGYDVTATGRLVAAGFTDLREIVETELTLRDVVAWLPTDEMDFDLLALRDATITVPSQTRPGAPVSRVTDTIRGAETVRIVSHAFNERSLETIHRHVRENGQRFEGIFSTAAIDALADEPSLSDRLRELLETDRAEVRVFDGDVPHAVTIADDVLSLMVRDDDGVLQAALDTDNEQVRTWGEDLHERYWERARPLEAADLE, encoded by the coding sequence ATGGACCGCGCACTCGAGGAGATCGAATTTCTCGCGCTGTCCCCGAACCGGATCGCGGTGTTGAACGCGCTTCGAGACGCACCGGCGACGCGGCGCGAACTCGGGGCCGCGACGGGGGCCTCACAGCCGACGCTCGGGCGCATCCTTCGAGATTTCGACGACCGCAACTGGATCGTTCGGACGGCCGAGGGCTACGACGTGACCGCCACGGGACGGCTCGTCGCGGCCGGCTTTACGGATCTGCGGGAGATCGTCGAGACGGAACTGACCCTTCGGGACGTCGTCGCGTGGTTGCCGACCGACGAGATGGACTTCGACTTGCTCGCGCTCAGGGACGCGACGATCACCGTTCCGTCCCAGACGCGGCCGGGCGCGCCGGTCAGTCGGGTCACGGACACGATTCGGGGTGCCGAAACCGTTCGAATCGTCTCCCACGCGTTCAACGAGCGGAGTCTCGAGACCATTCACCGACACGTCCGCGAGAACGGACAGCGGTTCGAGGGCATCTTTTCGACGGCGGCGATCGACGCCCTCGCGGACGAACCGTCGCTCAGCGATCGACTTCGCGAATTACTCGAGACCGACCGGGCCGAGGTTCGCGTCTTCGACGGCGACGTTCCCCACGCCGTGACCATCGCCGACGACGTTCTCAGCCTCATGGTTCGTGACGACGACGGGGTGTTGCAAGCGGCGCTCGACACCGACAACGAGCAGGTTCGCACGTGGGGCGAGGATCTCCACGAACGCTACTGGGAGCGGGCGCGACCGCTCGAGGCGGCCGACCTCGAGTGA
- a CDS encoding deoxyhypusine synthase, translated as MTDEHDHADAHDEGDHDGEHAHGSDEGRETFSHDPIGHAEARAGMTVGELADEYGNAGVGAANIHEAVSVTEAMFDDDVTVFFGLAGAMVPTGMRRIVADLIRDGYIDALVTTGANLTHDSIEAIGGKHHHGSVTPAGKTEREHDETLRDEGVDRIYNVYLPQEFFATFESHLREEVFPPLESDGVVPIQRLTEELGRANAAVNEREDIAEGPGIAAAAYENDVPIYCPAIQDSVLGLQAWMYSQTSDFSLDALADMTALTDIAYEAEEAGAFVVGGGVPKNFTLQTMLVTPGAYDYAVQLTMDPKQTGGLSGATLEEARSWGKLEKDARNVSVYGDATISLPLVIAAARERLER; from the coding sequence ATGACCGACGAGCACGATCACGCTGACGCACACGACGAGGGCGACCACGATGGCGAGCACGCCCACGGGTCGGATGAGGGCCGAGAGACGTTCTCCCACGACCCGATCGGCCACGCCGAGGCTCGAGCCGGGATGACCGTCGGCGAACTGGCAGACGAATACGGGAACGCGGGCGTCGGCGCGGCGAATATCCACGAGGCCGTCTCGGTCACGGAGGCGATGTTCGACGACGACGTGACCGTCTTCTTCGGGCTCGCGGGCGCAATGGTTCCGACCGGAATGCGACGCATCGTCGCCGATCTGATCCGGGACGGCTACATCGACGCGCTCGTGACGACCGGTGCGAACCTGACCCACGACAGCATCGAGGCGATCGGGGGCAAACACCACCACGGCTCCGTGACCCCGGCGGGGAAGACCGAACGCGAGCACGACGAGACGCTCCGCGACGAGGGCGTCGATCGGATCTACAACGTCTACTTGCCACAGGAGTTTTTCGCCACGTTCGAGTCCCACCTTCGTGAGGAGGTCTTCCCGCCGCTCGAGTCCGACGGAGTGGTCCCCATCCAGCGACTGACCGAAGAACTCGGGCGGGCCAATGCGGCGGTAAACGAGCGCGAAGACATCGCGGAGGGTCCCGGTATCGCCGCCGCGGCGTACGAGAACGACGTGCCGATCTACTGTCCGGCGATCCAGGATTCGGTGCTCGGCCTGCAGGCGTGGATGTACTCCCAGACGAGCGACTTCTCGCTCGACGCGCTCGCCGATATGACCGCGCTGACCGACATCGCCTACGAGGCGGAGGAGGCGGGCGCGTTCGTCGTCGGCGGCGGCGTTCCGAAGAACTTCACCCTGCAGACGATGCTCGTCACGCCCGGCGCGTACGATTACGCCGTCCAGTTGACGATGGATCCCAAACAGACCGGCGGCCTGTCGGGAGCTACCCTCGAGGAGGCACGGTCGTGGGGCAAACTCGAGAAAGACGCTAGAAACGTCTCGGTCTACGGCGACGCGACCATCTCGCTCCCGCTCGTGATCGCGGCCGCTCGAGAGCGCCTCGAGCGCTGA
- a CDS encoding family 43 glycosylhydrolase, which produces MAWNQLAPGAPSFEIENAPAPLFRDPIFDGAADSSIMWHRGNDEWWLFYTQRRSNIDVPGKAWIHGSEIGVATATDSGRFCYRGTLDLEIEPGHNTHWAPEILFYDGTYHLYVSYLPGVPQTWEGPRYIVHCTSEDCWEWTVESTLSLSSEYVIDADVHRLEDGTWRMWYKDEADNAYIYAADSDDLYEWNAHETPVLDDQAQEAPIVFEWRGDYWLLTDSWDGLSVYRSPDGREWTAQSDRLLTDAGERPGDDYEGGHPDVFVVDDRAYLLYHVHQSGEGRRYTVDDGRARQTVLQIAELETENGWLVCDRDRYQ; this is translated from the coding sequence ATGGCATGGAATCAGTTGGCACCTGGCGCTCCATCGTTCGAGATCGAGAACGCACCCGCACCCTTGTTTCGGGATCCGATCTTCGACGGCGCGGCGGATTCGTCGATCATGTGGCACCGTGGGAACGACGAGTGGTGGCTGTTCTATACGCAGCGCCGATCGAACATCGACGTGCCGGGGAAAGCGTGGATCCACGGCTCGGAGATCGGCGTCGCCACCGCGACCGACAGCGGCCGGTTCTGCTACCGCGGCACTCTCGACCTCGAGATCGAACCCGGTCACAACACGCACTGGGCACCCGAAATTCTCTTCTACGACGGAACGTACCACCTGTACGTCAGCTACCTGCCCGGCGTTCCGCAGACGTGGGAGGGACCGCGCTACATCGTCCACTGCACGAGCGAGGACTGCTGGGAGTGGACGGTCGAAAGCACACTCTCGCTTTCTTCCGAGTACGTGATCGACGCTGACGTTCATCGTCTCGAGGACGGCACCTGGCGCATGTGGTACAAAGACGAGGCCGACAACGCGTACATTTACGCGGCCGACAGCGACGATCTGTACGAGTGGAACGCCCACGAGACGCCGGTCCTCGACGATCAGGCCCAGGAGGCTCCGATCGTCTTCGAGTGGCGAGGCGACTACTGGCTGTTGACTGACTCGTGGGACGGTCTGAGCGTTTATCGCTCGCCCGATGGGCGCGAGTGGACCGCTCAGTCCGACCGACTTCTCACCGACGCGGGCGAACGTCCGGGCGACGACTACGAGGGGGGACACCCCGACGTGTTCGTCGTCGACGACCGAGCGTACCTCCTCTATCACGTCCATCAGTCGGGGGAGGGCCGTCGATACACGGTCGACGACGGTCGCGCTCGCCAGACGGTGTTACAGATTGCCGAACTCGAGACCGAGAACGGCTGGCTGGTTTGCGACCGGGACCGATATCAGTAA
- a CDS encoding Nif3-like dinuclear metal center hexameric protein, which translates to MELAEFASRLDEELRTADYADIDASANGLQVGPDEGELEHVAFAVDGVAETFEGAIDADADALVVHHGISWGGFDRVTGRKYDRIAPLIENDVALYVSHLPLDGHQDHGNAAGVADVLGLENRSPFGELGPEYIGQRGTALESYSLESLCDRLESELDTGDRQVRGLGFGPEEISEIAIVTGSGTDWLEEAVDARVDALVTGEGKQKVYHEAREAGINVVLAGHYATETFGVQSLQELAGEWGLETTYLDVPTGL; encoded by the coding sequence ATGGAACTCGCCGAATTCGCGTCTCGACTCGACGAGGAGCTACGAACGGCCGATTACGCGGATATCGATGCGAGCGCGAACGGACTCCAGGTCGGCCCCGACGAGGGCGAACTCGAGCACGTCGCCTTCGCTGTCGACGGCGTCGCCGAAACGTTCGAGGGAGCGATCGACGCGGATGCCGACGCGCTGGTCGTCCACCACGGGATTTCGTGGGGCGGCTTCGACCGCGTGACGGGCCGGAAGTACGACCGCATCGCACCGCTGATCGAGAACGACGTCGCGCTGTACGTCTCGCATCTCCCGCTTGACGGCCACCAGGACCACGGTAACGCGGCCGGGGTCGCCGACGTGCTGGGTCTCGAGAACCGCTCGCCGTTCGGCGAACTCGGGCCGGAGTACATCGGCCAGCGCGGGACCGCCCTCGAGTCGTACTCGCTCGAATCGCTCTGTGATCGCCTCGAGTCGGAACTCGATACGGGCGATCGACAGGTACGCGGCCTCGGATTCGGGCCCGAGGAAATCTCCGAAATCGCGATCGTCACCGGCAGCGGAACCGACTGGCTCGAGGAGGCCGTCGACGCCCGCGTCGACGCGCTCGTCACCGGCGAAGGGAAGCAGAAAGTCTACCACGAGGCCCGGGAGGCGGGTATCAACGTCGTGCTGGCGGGCCACTACGCGACCGAAACGTTCGGCGTCCAGTCGCTTCAGGAACTGGCCGGGGAGTGGGGGCTCGAGACGACGTATCTCGACGTGCCGACTGGCTTGTGA
- a CDS encoding arginase family protein, whose amino-acid sequence MFPGAADYRRADTSRREPDADFVVVGAPLDASTTFQPGTRFGPRRVRTFSESYDDYDRRTDQHFSELRVFDDGDVRAWDDAAEYLEFLEGTLRDVVWDDAVPLVLGGEHTVSLAGVRAVEPEVFVCLDAHLDLRDEYDGNELSHAAVTRRILETVDSVEEAIIIGARTGSEAEWERAEAEDVTVVPPEAVSSPDSLLESDSVPNSESVSAPDLESASESILESMLDGRDAYLSVDIDAADPAYAPGTGTMEPFGLEPRELRSVVCAVAPASSGFDVVEVNDRDDGQAAALAGKLLREFVFSAAAENAE is encoded by the coding sequence ATGTTTCCCGGGGCGGCCGACTACCGACGAGCCGATACGAGCAGGCGAGAGCCCGACGCGGACTTCGTGGTCGTCGGTGCGCCCCTGGACGCTTCGACGACCTTTCAGCCGGGGACCCGGTTCGGTCCCCGACGCGTTCGAACCTTTTCCGAAAGTTACGACGATTACGACCGCCGAACGGACCAGCACTTCTCCGAGCTACGCGTCTTCGACGACGGCGACGTTCGCGCCTGGGACGACGCGGCGGAGTACCTCGAGTTCCTCGAGGGGACACTGCGGGACGTCGTCTGGGACGACGCCGTTCCCCTGGTGCTCGGGGGCGAACACACCGTCTCGCTGGCCGGCGTTCGCGCCGTCGAACCCGAGGTGTTCGTCTGTCTCGACGCCCATCTCGACCTTCGAGACGAGTACGACGGCAACGAATTGTCTCACGCCGCTGTCACCCGACGCATCCTCGAGACCGTCGACTCGGTCGAGGAGGCGATCATTATCGGGGCCAGAACCGGCAGCGAGGCCGAGTGGGAGCGGGCCGAAGCCGAGGACGTAACGGTCGTTCCGCCGGAGGCGGTTTCGAGTCCCGACTCGCTGCTCGAGTCCGACTCTGTCCCGAACTCAGAATCCGTCTCGGCCCCGGATCTCGAGTCCGCTTCGGAGTCGATCCTCGAGTCGATGCTCGACGGACGGGACGCCTACCTGAGCGTCGACATCGACGCTGCCGATCCCGCGTACGCGCCGGGAACGGGGACGATGGAACCGTTCGGCCTCGAGCCGCGCGAACTCCGTTCGGTCGTGTGCGCCGTCGCGCCCGCGTCGAGCGGATTCGACGTCGTCGAGGTGAACGACCGCGACGACGGGCAGGCGGCGGCGCTCGCCGGAAAGCTCCTCCGGGAGTTCGTCTTTTCGGCCGCGGCCGAAAACGCGGAGTGA
- a CDS encoding translation initiation factor IF-5A, with product MAKKQQEVRDLQEGSYVVIDDVPCNINAYSTAKPGKHGSAKARIEAEGVFDGKKRSLSQPVDAKIWVPIIERKQGQIVSVDGDDMQVMDLETYETITMRVPDDQDVSPDENIEYLEMEDQRKIV from the coding sequence ATGGCGAAAAAGCAGCAAGAAGTTCGCGATCTCCAGGAAGGTAGCTACGTCGTCATCGACGATGTGCCCTGTAACATCAACGCCTACAGCACCGCAAAGCCCGGTAAACACGGCAGCGCAAAGGCCCGTATCGAAGCCGAGGGGGTCTTCGACGGCAAAAAGCGATCGCTGTCCCAGCCGGTCGACGCGAAGATCTGGGTCCCGATCATCGAGCGAAAGCAGGGCCAGATCGTCTCCGTCGACGGCGACGACATGCAGGTAATGGACTTAGAAACCTACGAGACCATCACGATGCGCGTCCCCGACGACCAGGATGTCTCGCCCGACGAGAACATCGAATACCTCGAGATGGAAGACCAGCGGAAGATCGTCTAA